One genomic window of Conger conger chromosome 7, fConCon1.1, whole genome shotgun sequence includes the following:
- the LOC133133670 gene encoding ETS-related transcription factor Elf-1-like: MTTAVQPTELVFEFASNGMDEMNQLDDPSVFPAVIVEQVPEADLMQVYSGLDSEEVPNGIMVDTSLDVAEEQIMGGDIGLSEAACTDTEENMETIEAAEALLNMESPNNILDEKRMIHSYLDPDLTYISLRPEQLSSNGVDMSPEEEESVDKVPSRRPNKPQRKSKARKPRAVRPCSPITNPSLPLRKKSKEGKGNTIYLWEFLLALLQDKNTCPKYIKWTQREKGIFKLVDSKAVSKLWGKHKNKPDMNYETMGRALRYYYQRGILAKVEGQRLVYQFKEMPADLVVIDDDEGQGPESGAGHAGHRAGTHGRGLSHGGARAGRGKASGQPVLLRPVKREASPTLVYRSGSDGQREQLLQTLHMLQPNQGAAAPAPTQTVRTINVPTSGQASVPMVLTSGAQGGGTVTLQTVPLSTMLSNGDGSHGSPQRVILHAVPSASTPGVKDLLSFHTSGLQDQQLLVTSLGSSSSGVISTTAQSGSLNGLTRLVTLNASGQPVVAQQPGTVIATVLKPSEFHTLQVKEEVLDPQYLQSLVNSDGVVTFRPEEAEAGRAELAYRTVIIGQVPDGVMNRHTVELCGQLSYSPSEGLTPVEELEINGESVLQPMDVLKEEDVTTEPLPQGFQELSVTIHVPASDFTAAQVKAEPAET, encoded by the exons ATGACGACTGCTGTCCAACCAACAGAATTGGTTTTCGAGTTTGCCAGTAATGGGATGGATGAAATGAACCAG CTGGACGATCCGTCAGTGTTCCCCGCCGTGATCGTGGAGCAGGTCCCAGAGGCCGACCTCATGCAGGTGTACTCCGGGCTGGATTCGGAAGAGGTTCCCAATGGCATCATGGTGGACACCTCCCTGGACGTGGCCGAGGAGCAGATAATGGGCGGTGACATCGGGCTCTCAG AAGCAGCGTGTACAGACACAGAGGAGAACATGGAGACCATTGAGGCAGCAGAAGCTCTGCTGAACATGGAGTCACCCAAcaacatcctggatgaaaagcGCATGA TCCACTCCTACTTGGACCCTGATCTGACCTACATCTCCCTGCGACCCGAGCAGCTATCCAGCAACGGTGTGGACATGTCgccagaggaagaggagtcCGTGGACAAGGTCCCGTCGAGGCGCCCCAACAAACCCCAGAGGAAAAGCAAAG CACGCAAACCGCGGGCGGTCCGCCCCTGTTCCCCCATCACCAACCCCAGCCTGCCACTCAGGAAGAAGAGCAAAGAGGGTAAAG GCAACACCATCTACCTGTGGGAGTTCCTCCTGGCCCTGCTGCAGGACAAGAACACCTGTCCCAAATACATCAAGTGGACGCAGAGGGAGAAGGGCATCTTCAAGCTGGTGGACTCCAAGGCTGTGTCCAAGCTGTGGGGGAAGCACAAAAACAAGCCCGACATGAACTACGAGACCATGGGAAGGGCTCTCAG GTATTACTACCAGCGGGGGATCCTAGCCAAAGTGGAGGGGCAGAGACTGGTATACCAGTTCAAGGAAATGCCCGCTGACCTGGTCGTCATCGACGACGATGAGGGGCAGGGGCCCGAATCGGGCGCGGGTCATGCCGGGCACCGCGCGGGGACCCACGGCAGGGGCCTCTCGCACGGAGGGGCCCGGGCGGGGCGAGGCAAAGCCTCCGGGCAGCCGGTGCTGCTGCGTCCTGTGAAGAGGGAGGCCAGCCCCACGCTGGTGTATCGCAGCGGGAGcgacggacagagagagcagctgctACAGACTCTGCACATGCTGCAGCCCAACCAGGGAGCGGCCGCCCCCGCTCCTACCCAGACTGTGAG GACCATCAACGTGCCCACGTCGGGCCAGGCCTCCGTCCCCATGGTGCTGACCTCGGGAGCGCAGGGCGGGGGTACGGTCACCCTGCAGACTGTGCCTCTCTCGACCATGCTGTCCAACGGCGACGGCAGCCACGGCTCTCCACAGAGGGTCATCCTCCACGCCGTGCCTTCCGCCTCCACGCCCGGGGTCAAGGACCTGCTGAGCTTCCACACCTCCggcctccaggaccagcagcTGCTGGTGaccagcctgggctcctcctcctccggcgTCATCAGCACCACCGCCCAATCCGGCTCGCTCAACGGCCTCACCCGCCTGGTCACGCTGAACGCCAGCGGGCAGCCGGTGGTGGCACAGCAGCCGGGGACGGTCATCGCCACCGTGCTGAAGCCCAGCGAGTTCCACACGCTGCAGGTGAAGGAGGAGGTTCTGGACCCACAGTACCTGCAGTCGCTGGTCAACAGCGACGGCGTGGTGACGTTTCGGCCCGAGGAGGCGGAGGCGGGCCGGGCGGAGCTGGCGTACAGGACGGTGATCATCGGACAGGTCCCGGACGGCGTGATGAACAGGCACACGGTGGAGCTCTGCGGCCAGCTGTCGTACAGCCCCAGCGAGGGCCTGACGCccgtggaggagctggagatcaACGGGGAGTCGGTCCTGCAGCCGATGGACGTGCTCAAAGAGGAGGACGTCACCACCGAGCCTCTCCCCCAAGGTTTCCAGGAACTGTCCGTCACCATTCACGTGCCCGCCTCCGACTTCACGGCCGCCCAAGTGAAGGCGGAGCCCGCCGAGACGTAG